In one window of Streptomyces sp. NBC_01224 DNA:
- a CDS encoding DUF305 domain-containing protein, producing the protein MSASLSSPARRRALAAAGIVASLALTLAACGSSEGSRTDGSSMPGMDHGSAGATAPATPGSAFNDADVKFAQQMIPHHQQAIEMARLADGRAADPEIKELAAAIEKAQDPEINTMKGWLTSWGKPLPSSSSSMGDMPGMDHGSDGSATPGMMSDSDMSNLEAAKGKDFDKKFARLMIGHHEGAVTMAEDEQKNGSNADAKKLAGAVITAQTAEIEKMNKITARL; encoded by the coding sequence ATGTCCGCTTCTCTGTCTTCCCCTGCCCGTCGCCGCGCGCTCGCGGCCGCCGGCATCGTCGCCTCACTCGCTCTGACGCTGGCGGCCTGCGGCTCCTCCGAAGGATCCAGGACCGACGGCTCGTCCATGCCCGGCATGGACCACGGCTCCGCCGGCGCCACCGCGCCTGCCACCCCCGGCAGTGCGTTCAATGACGCGGACGTGAAGTTCGCGCAGCAGATGATCCCGCACCATCAGCAGGCCATCGAGATGGCGCGGCTGGCCGACGGCCGCGCCGCCGACCCCGAGATCAAGGAGCTGGCCGCCGCGATCGAGAAGGCCCAGGACCCCGAGATCAACACCATGAAGGGCTGGCTGACGTCCTGGGGCAAGCCGCTGCCCTCGTCCTCTTCCTCGATGGGGGACATGCCCGGCATGGACCACGGCTCGGACGGTTCGGCGACGCCCGGGATGATGTCCGACAGCGACATGAGCAACCTCGAAGCCGCCAAGGGCAAGGACTTCGACAAGAAGTTCGCCCGGCTCATGATCGGCCACCACGAGGGCGCGGTCACCATGGCCGAGGACGAGCAGAAGAACGGCAGCAACGCCGACGCGAAGAAGCTCGCCGGCGCCGTAATCACGGCCCAGACCGCCGAGATCGAGAAGATGAACAAGATCACCGCCAGGCTCTGA
- a CDS encoding MIP/aquaporin family protein: protein MERLKMSGIVGELSAEFLGTMILILFGCGVVAQVVAGGALTEPPGGLGNHDSIAWAWGLGVTLGVYVAGRLSGAHLNPAVTLSLAAFKDFPWKKVAPYALAQLAGAFVGALVVRWNYTEALAKADPGHTIKTQFVFSTLPANGNPALPVTEWGALRDQVIGTAILVLLIFAVTDLLNTPPGANLGPFIVGLIVVGIGMAWGTNAGYAINPARDVGPRLASFLTGYGGAWRDQYGNFYYWVPIVGPLVGGPVGAFLYKVLVGRFLPTAEAEPEGSIPIPSEE, encoded by the coding sequence ATGGAGCGGCTCAAGATGTCGGGAATCGTCGGGGAGCTCTCGGCGGAGTTCCTCGGCACGATGATTCTCATCCTCTTCGGCTGTGGTGTGGTGGCCCAGGTCGTAGCCGGCGGAGCACTCACCGAGCCGCCGGGGGGTCTCGGAAATCACGACAGCATCGCCTGGGCATGGGGTCTCGGAGTCACTCTGGGTGTCTATGTGGCGGGCAGGCTGAGCGGGGCGCACCTCAATCCCGCTGTGACTCTTTCACTTGCCGCTTTCAAGGACTTCCCCTGGAAGAAAGTGGCTCCCTACGCACTCGCGCAGCTCGCAGGAGCGTTCGTCGGGGCACTGGTGGTGCGATGGAATTACACCGAGGCCCTGGCGAAGGCGGACCCGGGGCACACGATCAAGACACAATTCGTTTTCTCAACGCTGCCCGCCAACGGGAACCCCGCGCTTCCGGTTACCGAATGGGGAGCGCTGCGGGACCAGGTCATCGGAACCGCCATTCTTGTGCTGCTGATCTTCGCGGTCACGGATCTTCTCAATACGCCACCGGGCGCGAATCTCGGCCCGTTCATCGTGGGCCTCATCGTGGTGGGCATCGGTATGGCGTGGGGCACCAATGCCGGGTACGCGATCAATCCGGCCCGTGACGTCGGGCCCCGGCTCGCGAGTTTCCTCACCGGCTACGGAGGAGCGTGGCGGGACCAGTACGGGAACTTCTACTACTGGGTGCCCATTGTGGGCCCACTCGTGGGTGGCCCGGTCGGTGCATTCCTCTACAAGGT
- a CDS encoding APC family permease, with protein sequence MNTSTASAGTDELKRRLSVFDAVVIGLGSMIGAGIFAAPAPAAAAAGSGLLLGLGLAAVVAYCNATSSARLAGRYPESGGTYVYGRERLGDFWGYLAGWGFVVGKTASCAAMSLTVGSYVWPGQTHAVAVAAVVALTALNYTGLHKSAWLTRVIVAFVLAVLAAVITACIGGGTADAGHLAIGADATVSGVLQAAGLLFFAFAGYARIATLGEEVRDPHRTIPRAIPLALAITLLVYAAVAVTVLAVLGPDRLAHTAAPLAEAARAAGVPGLAPVVRAGAAVAALGSLLALILGVSRTTLAMARDRHLPHVLATVHPRFKVPHRAEAAVGAVVAVLAATTDVRGAIGFSSFGVLAYYAIANAAAWTLTADEGRPPRIVPGAGLTGCLLLAFTLPSASVVSGTAVIAAGAAAYGVRTVLSRARS encoded by the coding sequence ATGAACACGTCGACGGCGTCGGCGGGAACGGACGAGTTGAAGCGCCGTCTGAGCGTGTTCGACGCCGTGGTCATCGGCCTGGGTTCGATGATCGGCGCCGGCATTTTCGCCGCACCGGCACCTGCCGCCGCGGCCGCCGGGTCCGGGCTGCTGCTCGGCCTGGGGCTGGCTGCGGTGGTCGCGTACTGCAACGCGACGTCCTCCGCCCGGCTGGCCGGTCGCTACCCGGAGTCCGGTGGCACCTATGTGTACGGCCGTGAACGCCTCGGCGACTTCTGGGGTTATCTCGCGGGCTGGGGCTTCGTCGTCGGCAAAACAGCTTCCTGTGCGGCCATGTCACTCACCGTGGGCTCCTACGTGTGGCCCGGCCAGACGCACGCGGTCGCCGTCGCGGCGGTGGTGGCGCTGACCGCGCTCAACTACACCGGTCTGCACAAGTCTGCCTGGCTGACCCGGGTGATCGTCGCGTTCGTCCTAGCGGTCCTCGCGGCGGTGATCACCGCCTGTATCGGCGGCGGAACCGCCGATGCCGGGCATCTGGCCATCGGCGCGGACGCCACTGTCAGCGGAGTTCTGCAGGCGGCCGGTCTGCTGTTCTTCGCGTTCGCCGGATACGCGCGGATCGCCACCCTCGGCGAGGAGGTACGCGACCCGCATCGCACCATCCCCCGCGCGATCCCGCTCGCGCTGGCCATCACGCTGCTCGTCTACGCAGCCGTCGCCGTCACGGTGCTCGCCGTCCTGGGTCCTGATCGCCTCGCCCATACCGCGGCCCCATTGGCCGAGGCCGCACGCGCGGCGGGCGTCCCCGGCCTCGCGCCGGTGGTGCGGGCCGGTGCGGCCGTCGCCGCACTCGGCTCCCTCCTCGCGCTCATCCTCGGTGTCTCACGCACCACCCTGGCCATGGCCCGCGACCGCCACCTGCCGCACGTCCTGGCCACGGTGCACCCCCGCTTCAAAGTCCCTCACCGCGCGGAGGCCGCCGTCGGCGCCGTGGTTGCGGTCCTTGCCGCCACGACCGACGTCCGAGGGGCGATCGGCTTCTCCTCCTTCGGTGTCCTCGCCTACTACGCCATCGCCAACGCCGCTGCCTGGACGCTCACCGCGGACGAAGGCCGCCCGCCCCGCATCGTGCCCGGCGCCGGCCTGACGGGCTGTCTGCTCCTCGCCTTCACCCTGCCGTCGGCCTCGGTCGTCTCCGGCACCGCGGTGATCGCGGCCGGAGCCGCGGCCTATGGCGTACGCACGGTCCTCAGCCGCGCGCGCAGCTAG